Proteins from a genomic interval of Rhizobium rhododendri:
- a CDS encoding sorbitol dehydrogenase family protein has protein sequence MTYTSHDDCPEEFRLTRRKLMVGGVLFAGGVLLPPEVLAQSLDVSTPDFSPKFMEVSSLLIDHRLDPEVGGRMAAAMLRINSEIAQDIGAIIDIAKKKNAKIVEDFFADIPDGRLKNSALAIISAWYTGVVENSANAEVFAFETALMYQPTHDVMTIPTYAISGPNGWNAEAPPLGDMPTF, from the coding sequence ATGACTTACACATCTCACGATGACTGTCCCGAGGAATTCAGGCTTACCCGTCGGAAGTTGATGGTGGGTGGCGTTCTATTCGCCGGAGGCGTGTTGCTGCCCCCGGAGGTTTTGGCTCAATCTTTAGATGTGAGCACGCCGGATTTTTCGCCAAAATTCATGGAGGTGTCGTCTCTTCTGATCGACCATCGTTTGGATCCTGAGGTCGGTGGACGCATGGCTGCGGCCATGCTGCGTATAAATTCAGAGATTGCGCAGGATATTGGGGCGATTATTGACATCGCAAAGAAAAAGAATGCCAAGATCGTTGAGGATTTCTTCGCGGATATCCCGGATGGACGCCTCAAGAATAGCGCCTTGGCCATCATTTCGGCCTGGTATACGGGCGTAGTGGAAAATTCAGCTAACGCGGAGGTCTTTGCCTTCGAGACGGCGCTTATGTACCAGCCGACCCATGACGTCATGACAATCCCGACCTACGCTATATCCGGTCCGAATGGATGGAATGCGGAGGCCCCGCCGCTCGGCGACATGCCGACATTCTAA
- a CDS encoding GMC family oxidoreductase — MANNYSADVIVVGTGVVGCLVAEQALDAGLSVLMLEAGPRVERWQIVENYRNVPPRFKQNWNAPYPAKPWAPHIESELADATTDYLQLQGPNGRAYRQGYVRYAGGATWHWAGICWRLHPDDMRMKSLYGVGRDWAFNYDTLEPYYTRAEYALGVCGPSEVDLQWPPLPRSKPYPMGRIPFGQGEQRFTEAAARVGITNLPAPQARNSGVSYDGRPPCCGNNNCFPVCPISAKYDAASALPRIEAKGGRILANAVVYRVETDAKQNIQAVHFFNPNKESQRVVGRLFVIACNAIETPKLLLMSKDERNPNGVANHSDQVGRNLMDQPKISAQMVLAEPMWTGVGPVQGSSIMMTGQGDFRSQHAGAMLRCENAALSAVGGQAALAKGLVGKALDAEIRRLSACTARLTIEHEILSDPNNRLTLSDKKDWLGLNKPNIYYDVGEYVRRSHQEYTLPLLKKLIAELGAVESNIATTFTNSDHMMGSCIMGTDPTDSVVDVDCRAHDHPNLFLPGGAAMTTGGCGNSTITMAALAMKAADAIVDQLKRG, encoded by the coding sequence ATGGCAAACAATTATAGTGCGGACGTCATTGTCGTTGGAACAGGGGTTGTAGGTTGCCTCGTCGCCGAGCAGGCACTGGACGCAGGCCTGTCTGTTCTCATGCTGGAAGCTGGCCCTCGCGTCGAGCGCTGGCAGATTGTTGAAAACTATCGCAACGTACCGCCTCGGTTTAAGCAGAATTGGAATGCGCCTTATCCGGCGAAACCCTGGGCACCGCATATTGAATCAGAGCTGGCAGACGCCACGACCGACTACCTGCAGCTACAGGGGCCGAACGGGCGTGCATATCGGCAGGGTTATGTGCGTTATGCTGGCGGCGCTACGTGGCATTGGGCGGGCATCTGCTGGCGTCTGCATCCCGACGATATGCGGATGAAAAGCCTTTACGGCGTTGGCCGGGACTGGGCGTTTAATTACGACACGCTTGAACCGTATTACACCCGCGCCGAATACGCTTTGGGAGTGTGCGGTCCGTCCGAGGTTGACTTGCAATGGCCTCCGCTGCCGCGCTCCAAGCCCTATCCAATGGGCCGCATTCCTTTTGGCCAGGGAGAGCAACGGTTTACGGAGGCTGCTGCACGAGTTGGCATCACCAATCTTCCTGCCCCGCAGGCACGCAATAGCGGAGTTTCCTACGATGGACGACCGCCCTGTTGCGGCAACAACAACTGCTTCCCGGTCTGTCCGATCTCCGCGAAATACGATGCGGCCTCGGCCTTGCCAAGGATCGAAGCAAAGGGTGGCAGGATACTTGCGAATGCGGTTGTATACCGCGTCGAGACGGACGCAAAGCAAAACATCCAAGCAGTTCATTTCTTCAATCCCAACAAGGAATCGCAAAGGGTCGTCGGCAGGCTTTTCGTCATTGCCTGCAATGCCATAGAGACGCCGAAACTGCTTCTGATGTCAAAGGACGAGCGTAACCCGAACGGCGTTGCAAACCATTCGGATCAGGTCGGACGCAATCTGATGGACCAGCCCAAGATCAGCGCGCAGATGGTGCTCGCAGAGCCCATGTGGACGGGCGTCGGCCCGGTCCAGGGCAGTAGCATCATGATGACAGGGCAGGGCGATTTTCGAAGCCAACATGCCGGCGCTATGCTTCGCTGCGAAAATGCCGCTCTCAGTGCCGTGGGCGGTCAGGCTGCGCTCGCCAAGGGACTGGTTGGCAAAGCGCTGGACGCCGAGATCCGCAGGCTCTCGGCCTGCACCGCGCGGCTGACGATTGAGCACGAGATCCTGTCGGATCCCAATAACCGGCTGACGTTGTCGGATAAGAAAGATTGGCTAGGCCTCAACAAGCCCAACATCTACTATGATGTCGGCGAATACGTCCGCCGCAGCCATCAGGAATATACCCTGCCACTGCTGAAGAAACTGATCGCGGAGCTTGGCGCCGTCGAAAGCAACATCGCCACGACGTTCACCAATAGCGACCATATGATGGGGAGTTGCATCATGGGCACCGATCCCACCGACTCAGTCGTCGATGTCGATTGTCGCGCGCATGATCATCCGAATCTTTTTCTGCCGGGTGGCGCGGCGATGACGACGGGCGGATGCGGCAACAGCACCATCACCATGGCGGCTTTGGCCATGAAGGCCGCCGATGCCATCGTTGACCAGTTGAAGCGGGGCTGA